One window of the Bacteroidota bacterium genome contains the following:
- a CDS encoding tetratricopeptide repeat protein, whose product MLKNYLSAVFLVVFALQSAGQQTLSFIEKEAAYKKGMELFDEKNFLAAREKFEEIYKQKQEAINHRSDILIQNLEYYVAVCATEANDKDAEKLLLDYREKYHENDKRRLINFYLGKYYYSNRNYNEAVEYFTQVKTKDLDNNQLYEYRFQLGYCYFVKKKFTEAKPLFASIKEIKEKYYYPATYYYGFICFYNKDYDEALSSFSAIEDSKMYSQVIPYYIAQIYFLKKDYDKLIPYLNKNIERSDVMYREEMKYLLGKTYFQKGDYKQALPLLNAYLSKQSKMGKEDIYELGYALYQNKEYAKAIENFKQIYSLEEKLGQNAAYAMADCYLNLEKKTEARAAFQNAANKDSDESIQENAMYNYGKLSFELGFSSEAIQSFQSYLDKYPVGVNRDGVNELLAAVLVQTKNYDKAYRIMENMKLNSVLIKEAYQKVTYFRAIELFNDNKTEEALALCNKSLQLAINVDLQALATYLKAEIQFRNENYDEAISNYLLFAQLATPSLEQKGEASKFRAYYNIGYCYFKKKSYSNAAVYFSQAISEADHTPDKKAKTALVPDLYQRYGDCSFATKNYSKAIEAYSKVVENQWSAADYAQYRKGVILGLTNRSNDKIEAMNSLIRKYPSSNYADEAYFEIGETYLEQGSKAQARSAYQNVIANYPNSNLLPKCYLKMAVIDYSTGKKEQALEDYKTVVKKFPSSKESRESLDALKDLYVELGRADEYFDFVKNNSSVTISSSEQDSLTFQSAENAYNANDCARAISLYANYIGKFPQGFFTNEARWKKADCHLKAKEFSVALIELEDIIQNRYSKYFEKALLKASGIAFYELKDYNKANTFYKQLYISSTSEQNTYTAMIGLFRTAVKLDNTTETIEYADQLLNSGMAKDADIQEAYFEKAKASYSRGDKEYAAGAFNRVTEFPVSEKAVEAKYMAAKILFEQKEYKRSLDTCFRLKNKYSSYEYWVAKTFILIADNYIALGNQFQAKATLQSIVENYEGDKTVLEEAKTKLEAIRTDELGKSKILLPDSSDHIIMEPDSLINR is encoded by the coding sequence GTGCTCAAGAATTATCTTTCTGCAGTCTTCTTAGTTGTGTTTGCACTTCAGAGTGCGGGCCAGCAGACGCTTTCTTTTATAGAGAAAGAAGCGGCCTATAAAAAGGGGATGGAGCTTTTTGATGAGAAAAATTTCCTTGCAGCCAGAGAAAAATTTGAAGAAATTTATAAGCAGAAGCAGGAAGCTATTAATCACCGCAGCGACATCCTGATTCAAAATCTAGAATATTATGTGGCAGTCTGTGCTACGGAAGCAAATGACAAGGATGCAGAAAAGCTATTGTTGGATTACCGTGAAAAGTATCATGAAAACGATAAGCGTCGTTTAATAAACTTCTATCTCGGTAAATATTATTACAGCAATCGCAATTACAACGAGGCGGTAGAATACTTCACTCAGGTAAAAACCAAAGACTTAGACAATAACCAGCTATATGAATATCGGTTTCAGTTGGGCTATTGCTACTTTGTAAAAAAGAAATTCACTGAGGCCAAGCCCTTATTTGCTTCTATTAAAGAGATTAAAGAGAAGTACTACTATCCAGCCACCTATTACTATGGCTTCATTTGTTTTTACAACAAAGATTATGATGAGGCATTAAGTAGTTTCAGTGCCATCGAAGATTCAAAGATGTATTCGCAGGTGATTCCTTATTACATCGCACAGATTTATTTTTTGAAGAAAGATTACGATAAACTAATCCCCTATCTGAATAAAAACATAGAGCGTAGTGATGTGATGTATAGAGAGGAAATGAAGTATTTACTTGGCAAAACCTATTTCCAAAAGGGAGATTATAAACAAGCACTGCCTTTGCTGAATGCTTATCTAAGCAAGCAATCTAAAATGGGGAAAGAGGATATTTATGAATTGGGCTATGCTTTATATCAAAACAAAGAGTATGCAAAGGCCATTGAGAATTTCAAACAGATATACAGCTTAGAAGAGAAGCTGGGTCAAAATGCCGCTTATGCGATGGCTGATTGTTATTTGAATCTTGAAAAGAAAACAGAAGCCCGCGCTGCTTTCCAGAACGCAGCAAATAAAGATTCTGATGAAAGTATTCAAGAAAATGCCATGTATAATTATGGAAAACTTTCGTTTGAACTGGGATTTAGCAGTGAGGCCATTCAGAGTTTTCAAAGTTATCTGGATAAGTATCCTGTAGGGGTCAATAGGGATGGAGTCAATGAATTGTTAGCGGCGGTTTTGGTGCAGACCAAGAATTATGACAAGGCATACCGCATCATGGAAAACATGAAACTCAATAGTGTTTTGATTAAGGAGGCCTATCAAAAAGTTACCTACTTCCGTGCTATTGAGCTATTTAATGACAACAAGACAGAGGAAGCATTAGCCTTATGCAACAAATCTCTTCAGCTCGCTATCAATGTTGATTTGCAGGCCTTAGCTACCTATTTGAAGGCAGAGATTCAATTCAGAAATGAAAATTATGACGAGGCAATTAGCAACTATCTCCTATTCGCGCAATTGGCTACTCCTTCATTAGAACAAAAAGGAGAGGCTTCTAAATTCAGAGCCTACTACAACATAGGATATTGTTATTTTAAGAAGAAAAGCTATTCCAACGCGGCAGTGTATTTCAGCCAGGCCATCTCAGAAGCTGATCATACTCCTGATAAAAAGGCAAAGACTGCTTTAGTTCCCGACTTATATCAGCGTTATGGCGATTGCTCTTTTGCTACTAAAAACTATTCCAAAGCAATTGAGGCTTACAGCAAGGTAGTAGAAAATCAATGGAGCGCTGCTGATTATGCTCAATACAGGAAAGGAGTTATTCTCGGATTGACCAACCGGAGCAACGATAAAATTGAAGCGATGAACTCACTCATTCGCAAATATCCATCCTCGAATTATGCCGATGAGGCTTATTTTGAAATAGGTGAAACCTACTTGGAGCAAGGCAGCAAGGCTCAGGCCAGATCGGCTTATCAAAATGTTATTGCCAATTACCCTAATAGCAATTTGCTCCCTAAGTGTTATTTGAAGATGGCTGTGATAGATTACAGCACCGGCAAAAAGGAGCAGGCATTGGAAGACTACAAAACAGTGGTGAAGAAATTTCCCTCATCAAAAGAATCGAGAGAATCTTTAGATGCTTTAAAGGATCTCTACGTCGAGTTGGGGAGAGCAGACGAGTATTTCGATTTTGTCAAAAATAATTCTTCAGTGACGATCAGTTCCTCAGAACAGGACTCACTGACTTTTCAGAGTGCAGAGAATGCCTATAATGCTAACGACTGTGCTCGGGCCATCAGTTTGTATGCGAACTATATCGGTAAGTTTCCACAGGGGTTCTTTACGAATGAAGCGCGTTGGAAAAAAGCAGACTGCCATTTGAAAGCGAAAGAATTTTCGGTAGCGCTCATTGAACTAGAAGATATTATTCAAAACCGATACAGTAAATATTTTGAAAAGGCTCTACTGAAGGCATCCGGCATTGCTTTCTATGAGTTGAAGGATTATAACAAAGCAAACACCTTTTATAAGCAACTCTATATTTCAAGTACGAGTGAGCAGAATACCTACACGGCCATGATTGGCTTGTTTCGAACGGCAGTCAAATTGGACAACACGACGGAAACTATTGAATATGCTGACCAGTTGTTGAACTCAGGTATGGCAAAAGATGCGGATATTCAGGAAGCCTACTTTGAGAAAGCTAAAGCCTCTTATAGTCGTGGTGATAAGGAATATGCGGCCGGGGCATTTAATCGGGTAACCGAGTTCCCCGTGAGCGAAAAGGCCGTGGAAGCCAAATATATGGCCGCAAAGATTTTGTTTGAACAAAAAGAATACAAACGATCGCTTGATACCTGTTTCCGCTTGAAGAATAAATACAGCAGCTATGAATACTGGGTAGCGAAAACCTTTATTCTTATTGCCGACAATTACATAGCCTTAGGCAACCAATTCCAGGCCAAGGCGACGCTGCAAAGTATCGTTGAAAATTATGAAGGCGATAAGACTGTTTTAGAAGAAGCCAAAACAAAACTGGAAGCGATTAGAACGGATGAACTGGGTAAATCAAAAATTCTTTTGCCCGATTCAAGCGACCATATCATTATGGAACCCGATTCATTAATAAACAGATGA
- a CDS encoding GSCFA domain-containing protein, with protein MNPYRTIVTPPRAPFSLNHQDRIVSIGSCFSENIGKKLNDHKFRINVNPFGQQYNPYSVAIALQRLLQPVPYTESDLVYHNELFHSFDHHGDFSMPTAELTLKGINQNLTQASEDLKRATKLFLTFGTSHVFRLRETGKIVSNCHKLSGSHFERGLLKPEEIVENLEHALQKLIKINSEIQVIFTVSPVRYFAFGHHENSVSKAHLFTAIHALQQTHPKHFYFPAYELVMDDLRDYRFFSEDMLHPNYEATNYVWQALCNTFMDKDCLQLLKSIGEILQAARHRPRHSQSLAHQKFVSQTIKKLEVLENIHSLDFTAERQLLLANQK; from the coding sequence ATGAATCCTTACCGAACCATTGTCACTCCGCCACGAGCCCCATTTTCGCTCAATCACCAAGATAGAATCGTCAGCATCGGATCTTGCTTTTCTGAAAACATTGGCAAAAAGCTAAATGACCATAAATTCAGGATAAACGTCAACCCCTTTGGACAGCAATACAATCCCTATTCTGTAGCTATAGCGCTCCAACGGCTTCTACAGCCAGTTCCTTATACCGAAAGCGATTTGGTCTATCATAATGAACTCTTTCATTCTTTCGATCATCACGGAGATTTTTCCATGCCTACGGCGGAACTCACTTTAAAAGGGATCAATCAAAACCTGACTCAGGCTTCGGAAGATTTAAAAAGGGCCACCAAACTTTTTCTCACTTTCGGTACTTCTCATGTTTTCCGATTGAGAGAAACCGGAAAGATTGTTTCTAATTGCCACAAACTATCCGGCAGCCATTTCGAGCGTGGTTTATTGAAGCCTGAAGAGATAGTTGAAAATTTGGAGCATGCGCTACAAAAACTCATCAAGATCAATTCTGAGATTCAGGTGATATTTACCGTCAGTCCGGTTCGATATTTCGCCTTTGGGCATCATGAAAATTCAGTGAGCAAAGCGCATCTTTTCACAGCCATACATGCTTTGCAACAAACACATCCAAAGCACTTTTATTTTCCAGCTTATGAACTGGTGATGGATGATCTGCGTGACTATCGTTTTTTTTCGGAAGACATGCTGCATCCCAATTATGAAGCTACTAATTATGTGTGGCAGGCTCTATGCAACACGTTTATGGATAAGGATTGTCTCCAATTACTTAAAAGCATAGGCGAAATACTACAAGCTGCGCGTCATCGGCCACGCCATTCTCAATCATTAGCCCATCAAAAATTTGTTAGTCAAACTATCAAGAAGTTAGAGGTCTTGGAAAATATCCATTCACTCGATTTCACCGCTGAACGGCAATTGTTGTTGGCTAATCAGAAATAA
- a CDS encoding T9SS type A sorting domain-containing protein yields MKAILLVSGLILFSPFAFSQKEANNWVLGYNVGVSWNSGAPVAVPGAVMNQNEGLASISDAAGQLLFYTDGVTVRNRQHQVMMNGTGLKGNFSSTQSALIVPQPGSNGLYYIFTTDADGGANGLNYSTVDMTQDGGMGAVTDKNVLLYSPSCEKLTATRHANGRDIWLISHRWNSSSFYAYLVTASGIQLNPVVTNVGAVHAFSNGHANQSYGYMKASPDGTKLAVAVWGVGGWLDILNFNNQTGVPAQFITDNTYNEHGPYGVEFSPNSRLLYASEMNYMDSSHLFQYDLMAGSSVAVIASRTTIARGMTYDNCGMQLAVDGKIYITSYPQHWLNVIQQPDVPGTACSYQAKGFTWSGSSYTQLGLPNFITSYFGVKVKLNVTVTVDKIPCNNPCEGRAQVSVSNGLAPYQYTWQPGNHSGSVVNGLCAGNYSVTVQDATGLSSVVSVSLINAVPVPVEIRTENKSICANDTALICATSGYDSYRWSNGGTNVCIQSGMAGNYQVTATDHYGCSATSNHLNITVIPPPAMSVSVDGNKIYTVMRSNYQWYLDGVIINGANSNELEVKSPGYYWLEVKDTNGCVATSAPVYFTSTNDQRAEESDLRIFPNPVSGVFVQLSVDHRLVGSLIEVFDNLGRQIAAYQIQTAESEFIAPLQKGVYLVRINSPQGAVSRRLVRL; encoded by the coding sequence ATGAAAGCAATTTTACTGGTTTCGGGCTTAATACTTTTCTCTCCTTTCGCCTTTTCGCAGAAAGAAGCTAACAACTGGGTTTTGGGATATAATGTCGGTGTGTCGTGGAATAGCGGCGCTCCGGTGGCGGTGCCGGGTGCAGTAATGAACCAAAACGAAGGGCTTGCCAGTATTTCAGATGCCGCTGGCCAACTCCTATTTTATACAGATGGAGTGACTGTCCGAAACCGCCAACACCAAGTCATGATGAACGGCACAGGCTTGAAGGGTAACTTTTCGAGTACCCAATCGGCACTCATTGTTCCTCAGCCTGGATCCAATGGGCTTTATTATATATTTACCACTGACGCTGACGGAGGGGCTAATGGTCTGAACTACTCAACCGTGGACATGACTCAGGATGGAGGTATGGGAGCGGTAACCGATAAAAATGTACTACTCTATTCTCCTTCCTGTGAAAAACTGACAGCTACCCGTCATGCCAATGGTCGCGATATCTGGCTCATCAGTCACCGATGGAACAGCAGTTCCTTTTATGCTTATTTGGTAACAGCTTCTGGTATTCAACTTAATCCGGTGGTGACAAACGTTGGTGCAGTGCATGCATTTTCCAATGGTCATGCCAATCAGTCTTATGGATATATGAAAGCTTCCCCGGATGGAACTAAACTGGCAGTGGCGGTTTGGGGTGTGGGCGGATGGCTAGACATTCTGAACTTTAATAATCAAACTGGTGTTCCTGCTCAGTTTATAACTGATAATACCTATAATGAACACGGCCCTTACGGAGTTGAATTTTCACCGAACAGTCGCTTGCTTTATGCCAGCGAAATGAACTATATGGATTCTTCGCATCTGTTTCAATATGATTTAATGGCGGGGAGTTCTGTAGCGGTCATTGCTTCGCGTACCACTATAGCCCGGGGTATGACTTATGATAATTGTGGCATGCAGTTGGCGGTAGATGGGAAGATATATATTACGTCTTATCCGCAACATTGGTTGAATGTGATTCAACAGCCCGATGTGCCGGGGACTGCCTGTAGCTATCAAGCGAAAGGTTTTACTTGGAGCGGTAGTTCTTATACCCAACTTGGACTTCCAAACTTTATTACTTCTTATTTCGGTGTCAAAGTAAAACTGAATGTTACTGTTACCGTAGATAAAATTCCTTGTAATAATCCCTGCGAAGGCCGTGCTCAGGTCAGCGTTTCCAATGGTCTCGCTCCCTATCAATATACCTGGCAGCCGGGTAACCATTCGGGAAGTGTGGTAAATGGCTTATGTGCTGGAAATTATTCTGTTACGGTTCAAGATGCTACCGGGCTTTCGTCGGTGGTCAGCGTTTCTTTGATCAACGCAGTACCGGTACCGGTAGAAATCCGTACAGAGAATAAATCCATCTGTGCCAATGACACTGCCCTGATATGTGCCACATCAGGATATGATTCGTATCGTTGGAGCAATGGAGGGACCAATGTGTGCATCCAGTCGGGTATGGCAGGAAATTATCAGGTAACAGCTACAGACCATTACGGATGTTCGGCTACTTCCAATCATCTTAATATAACAGTCATTCCCCCACCGGCAATGTCGGTTTCTGTAGACGGAAACAAAATATATACCGTGATGCGGAGTAATTATCAATGGTATCTCGATGGAGTGATTATCAACGGCGCGAATTCCAATGAGCTGGAAGTAAAGAGTCCTGGTTATTACTGGCTGGAAGTGAAAGACACGAACGGATGCGTCGCTACCTCAGCTCCGGTGTACTTTACTAGTACCAACGATCAGCGAGCAGAAGAATCGGATCTTCGCATTTTTCCCAATCCGGTTTCCGGTGTTTTTGTTCAGTTATCTGTGGACCATCGTTTGGTTGGCAGTTTGATAGAAGTCTTTGATAATTTGGGCAGACAGATTGCTGCGTACCAAATACAAACCGCCGAATCAGAATTTATTGCTCCTCTCCAGAAAGGAGTATATCTCGTTCGGATTAACTCACCTCAAGGTGCCGTTTCGCGAAGGCTCGTCCGACTATAG
- a CDS encoding MBL fold metallo-hydrolase, with amino-acid sequence MKIEQIYTGCLAQGAYYITSNGEAAIIDPLREVKPYLERLEKDGARLKYIFETHFHADFVSGHLDLSKKTGAPIVYGPTAEPEFESIVATDGQIFEIGKVKIRVLHTPGHTLESSTYLLTDENGKDHAIFSGDTLFLGDVGRPDLAQKAAHMTQEDLAGMLYESLMNKIMPLGDEVIVYPAHGAGSACGKNMMKETVDTLGSQKKMNYALNQPNKEAFIKAVTEGLTPPPGYFSMNVAMNKKGYESFETVLNKGMRTLSADEFEVAAEETGALILDARSAKVFWKGFIPQSINIGIDDDFAPWVGAMIVDVKQPILLVAQEGREEETVTRLSRVGFDHVIGHLKGGFETWQAAGKEVDTVNRISTQEFAGKLNLATDVVHDVRKESEYMGGHVKDAYSKPLASINQWIKDINPKQHFFLHCQGGYRSMIAASILQARGYRNFTEVDGGYKDISKTEVPKSTETNPERLLKV; translated from the coding sequence ATGAAAATAGAACAGATTTATACCGGATGCTTGGCTCAAGGAGCTTATTACATAACCAGCAATGGCGAGGCTGCCATTATTGACCCGCTTCGGGAAGTCAAACCTTATTTAGAGCGGTTGGAAAAAGATGGTGCTCGTCTCAAATATATTTTTGAGACACACTTTCACGCTGATTTTGTTTCCGGCCATTTGGACCTGAGCAAGAAAACCGGTGCGCCCATTGTTTACGGACCTACTGCGGAACCTGAATTTGAAAGCATAGTGGCTACCGACGGGCAAATATTTGAAATTGGCAAGGTGAAAATTAGAGTATTACACACCCCCGGCCATACCTTAGAGAGCAGTACCTATCTGTTAACTGATGAAAACGGAAAAGACCATGCAATTTTCTCTGGCGACACCTTGTTTCTTGGTGACGTAGGTCGCCCTGATCTGGCGCAAAAGGCCGCACACATGACGCAAGAAGACCTAGCCGGTATGCTCTACGAAAGCCTGATGAACAAAATAATGCCTTTGGGTGATGAAGTGATTGTTTATCCCGCCCACGGTGCAGGAAGTGCCTGTGGCAAAAATATGATGAAGGAAACAGTGGATACACTCGGCAGTCAGAAGAAAATGAACTATGCCCTGAACCAACCAAACAAAGAGGCGTTTATAAAAGCGGTGACCGAAGGGCTTACCCCGCCTCCGGGATATTTTAGCATGAACGTAGCTATGAACAAAAAGGGCTACGAAAGTTTTGAGACGGTATTAAACAAGGGAATGAGAACCTTGAGCGCCGATGAATTTGAAGTTGCGGCTGAAGAAACCGGCGCTTTGATTCTCGATGCCCGTTCGGCAAAGGTTTTCTGGAAAGGCTTCATTCCTCAATCTATCAACATTGGTATTGACGATGACTTTGCTCCTTGGGTAGGCGCCATGATTGTAGATGTGAAACAACCCATTTTGCTTGTGGCACAAGAAGGCCGAGAAGAAGAAACGGTCACCCGCCTCAGCCGCGTTGGTTTTGACCATGTGATTGGTCATTTGAAAGGTGGCTTTGAAACATGGCAGGCTGCGGGCAAAGAGGTGGACACGGTAAATCGTATCTCTACCCAAGAATTTGCAGGCAAACTAAATTTAGCCACCGATGTAGTTCATGATGTGCGCAAAGAATCTGAATACATGGGCGGACATGTGAAAGACGCTTACAGCAAACCGCTTGCTTCCATCAACCAATGGATAAAGGATATTAACCCCAAACAACACTTTTTTCTGCATTGTCAAGGAGGCTATCGTAGCATGATAGCCGCTAGTATTTTGCAGGCACGCGGCTACCGCAATTTTACCGAGGTAGATGGCGGATATAAGGATATCTCCAAAACCGAAGTCCCAAAATCCACCGAGACCAATCCGGAAAGGTTGTTGAAGGTTTAA
- a CDS encoding sulfite exporter TauE/SafE family protein — translation MLALSYLAAAAIGISLGLIGGGGSILTVPVLVYLFGVEPVVATGYSLFIVGTTALVGAIPKYRQGLVNLKTAAMFGIPSIVAVFTARAFLVPMIPTIIFQVGDWVLTKNILIMVFLAILMVAASFSMIRNKKVLSGGDTLPEVPPRNFWLVALDGIMVGTVTGSVGVGGGFLIIPALVILIRLPMKEAIGTSLAIIAANSLIGFTGDLAHRSMDWVLLLSITAIAVLGIIVGDALSKKVDGLKLKKGFGWFILVMGVYIILKEWFSSVG, via the coding sequence ATGCTTGCCTTATCTTATCTCGCTGCTGCGGCCATTGGTATTTCACTGGGTTTGATTGGCGGTGGTGGTTCTATCCTCACCGTACCGGTGCTTGTCTATTTATTTGGCGTGGAGCCTGTGGTGGCTACCGGTTACTCACTTTTTATTGTCGGAACTACGGCATTGGTAGGCGCTATCCCCAAGTACAGACAAGGATTGGTCAACCTTAAAACGGCTGCTATGTTTGGCATTCCTTCCATAGTTGCCGTATTCACGGCTCGTGCGTTTTTGGTTCCTATGATTCCCACCATAATATTTCAGGTGGGTGATTGGGTGCTGACCAAGAATATCTTGATTATGGTATTTCTGGCTATTTTGATGGTGGCAGCATCATTCAGCATGATTCGAAATAAAAAGGTGTTGAGCGGTGGCGATACTTTACCCGAAGTTCCGCCAAGAAATTTTTGGTTGGTAGCGCTCGACGGAATAATGGTAGGAACGGTAACCGGTTCGGTGGGAGTGGGAGGGGGGTTTTTAATTATTCCCGCATTGGTAATCTTGATTAGACTGCCTATGAAAGAAGCGATAGGCACTTCGCTGGCAATTATTGCCGCCAATTCGCTTATAGGATTCACCGGCGATTTGGCGCATCGTTCGATGGACTGGGTTTTATTACTTTCTATCACTGCTATCGCTGTGCTGGGAATTATCGTCGGCGATGCATTAAGCAAAAAGGTGGACGGACTGAAATTGAAAAAAGGCTTTGGGTGGTTCATCTTGGTTATGGGTGTTTATATCATTCTCAAAGAATGGTTTTCATCGGTTGGATGA
- a CDS encoding fibronectin type III domain-containing protein, which translates to MSQVVLELLNTKPIEKHTLATHILKSMAGNLDYPFPNPTLVELQAGADNLKKEILAVAKAKAALKMAVDRQKKASDDLVLLLQRESWYVESASGGDKDKIIGAGMKSKRDKSYMQRPPMVQNYRASANRKPGEIMLRWKRMLKSLNIQFYQFRYKLDKVEGGEWTTYDDMTTKSKLLFISPVPGRKIWIQVRAKNSAGFGPWSNPIGIISYEED; encoded by the coding sequence ATGAGCCAGGTAGTATTAGAACTGTTGAACACCAAACCTATTGAGAAGCACACCTTAGCTACTCACATCCTGAAGTCTATGGCTGGTAACCTGGATTATCCATTTCCGAATCCAACGTTAGTAGAGTTGCAGGCCGGTGCTGATAACTTGAAAAAGGAAATACTGGCAGTAGCCAAAGCTAAAGCAGCTTTGAAAATGGCTGTAGATAGGCAGAAGAAAGCATCAGATGATTTGGTGCTGTTGTTGCAGCGCGAGTCTTGGTATGTAGAGAGTGCCAGCGGAGGCGATAAGGATAAAATTATCGGGGCAGGTATGAAATCGAAGAGAGATAAATCATACATGCAGCGCCCACCTATGGTGCAGAACTATCGGGCTTCGGCCAACCGCAAACCGGGTGAAATCATGCTGCGTTGGAAGCGGATGTTGAAGAGTTTGAATATTCAGTTCTATCAATTCCGCTACAAACTAGACAAAGTAGAAGGCGGCGAATGGACGACTTATGATGATATGACAACGAAGTCGAAGTTGCTGTTCATCTCACCGGTACCGGGCAGAAAAATATGGATACAAGTGCGCGCCAAAAACAGCGCAGGCTTCGGCCCTTGGAGTAATCCGATTGGAATTATTTCGTACGAGGAGGATTGA
- a CDS encoding phosphoglycerate kinase encodes MKTINDYNFSGKRALVRVDFNVPLDKQFNVTDDSRIRGALPTIRKILKDGGSVVLMSHLGRPLKKLKEDGTVDFKKFTLRHIVKTLSDQLGVEVKFAEDCVSDAAFAQSASLKAGEVLLLENLRFYKEEEKGDAAFAEKLSKHGDVYVNDAFGTAHRAHASTTIVANSFDTSNKMFGLLMADEIANAEKVLKKAESPFTAILGGAKVSDKILIIENLLNKANNIIIGGGMAYTFFKAMGGKIGNSLVEEDKLPLALDLIEKAKKKGVELLLPIDSVIADKFDAEANTKSSPSNNIPDGWMGLDIDHNAIYDFTQVILSSKTILWNGPMGVFEMDKFQNGTKSIAMAVAQATEQGAFSLVGGGDSVAAINKFKLADKVSYVSTGGGAMLEFFEGKELPGIKAIGG; translated from the coding sequence ATGAAAACAATCAATGATTATAATTTTTCGGGCAAAAGGGCACTGGTGCGCGTAGATTTTAATGTGCCGCTTGATAAACAGTTCAACGTGACAGACGACAGCCGCATCCGCGGAGCGCTGCCGACGATTCGGAAAATATTGAAGGACGGTGGCTCGGTAGTGTTGATGAGCCATTTGGGCCGACCGCTGAAGAAGTTGAAGGAGGACGGCACGGTAGATTTTAAAAAGTTTACGCTGCGACATATCGTCAAAACCTTATCGGATCAACTGGGGGTGGAAGTGAAGTTTGCGGAAGATTGTGTGAGCGATGCAGCCTTTGCGCAATCGGCGAGTTTAAAAGCCGGTGAAGTTTTGCTACTAGAAAATCTTCGTTTTTATAAGGAGGAAGAGAAAGGCGATGCGGCATTCGCCGAGAAACTTTCAAAACACGGCGACGTGTATGTGAATGATGCCTTCGGCACGGCGCACCGGGCACATGCCTCGACGACTATTGTTGCCAATAGCTTCGATACATCGAACAAGATGTTTGGTTTGTTGATGGCAGATGAAATTGCAAATGCTGAAAAGGTGTTGAAGAAAGCCGAGTCGCCTTTCACAGCTATTCTGGGCGGAGCAAAAGTTTCGGACAAAATTTTGATTATAGAAAACCTGTTGAACAAAGCCAACAACATCATCATAGGCGGAGGCATGGCCTATACATTCTTCAAAGCGATGGGCGGCAAAATTGGAAATTCATTGGTGGAGGAAGATAAACTGCCACTGGCTTTGGACTTGATTGAAAAAGCAAAGAAGAAAGGCGTAGAACTTTTATTGCCAATTGACAGCGTGATTGCCGATAAGTTTGATGCTGAGGCGAATACGAAGTCCTCTCCTTCCAACAATATTCCGGACGGATGGATGGGCTTGGATATTGACCACAACGCAATTTATGATTTCACGCAGGTGATTCTTTCTTCCAAAACCATTTTGTGGAACGGGCCGATGGGTGTTTTTGAAATGGATAAATTTCAGAACGGCACCAAGTCTATTGCTATGGCCGTTGCACAGGCTACGGAGCAAGGCGCCTTCAGTTTGGTAGGCGGCGGCGATTCGGTGGCAGCAATCAACAAATTCAAATTGGCAGATAAAGTGAGCTATGTCTCCACCGGCGGCGGCGCTATGCTGGAATTCTTTGAAGGCAAAGAGTTGCCGGGTATTAAAGCGATTGGGGGATAA